A single window of Gossypium hirsutum isolate 1008001.06 chromosome A10, Gossypium_hirsutum_v2.1, whole genome shotgun sequence DNA harbors:
- the LOC107897262 gene encoding DEAD-box ATP-dependent RNA helicase 15 isoform X1 — MGEIKDNDAYEEELLDYEEEDEKAPDSASTKAADSAKKGYVGIHSSGFRDFLLKPELLRSIVDSGFEHPSEVQHECIPQAILGMDVICQAKSGMGKTAVFVLSTLQQIEPVAGQVAALVLCHTRELAYQICHEFERFSTYLPDIKVAVFYGGVNIKVHKDLLKNECPHIVVGTPGRILALTRDKDLSLKNVRHFILDECDKMLESLDMRRDVQEIFKMTPHDKQVMMFSATLSKEIRPVCKKFMQDPMEIYVDDEAKLTLHGLVQHYIKLSELEKNRKLNDLLDALDFNQVVIFVKSVNRAAELNKLLVECNFPSICIHSGMSQEERLTRYKNFKEGHKRILVATDLVGRGIDIERVNIVINYDMPDSADTYLHRVGRAGRFGTKGLAITFVSSTSDSDVLNQVQERFEVDIKELPEQIDTSTYMPS, encoded by the exons ATGGGGGAGATAAAGGACAACGACGCCTACGAGGAAGAGCTTCTCGATTacgaagaagaagatgaaaaagccCCTGACTCTGCCTCCACTAAGGCTGCTGATTCTGCTAAGAA GGGGTATGTTGGAATTCACAGTTCGGGATTCAGAGACTTTCTGCTGAAACCGGAGCTGCTTCGATCTATTGTGGATTCTGGTTTTGAACATCCTTCCGAAG tgCAACACGAGTGCATCCCTCAAGCTATTCTGGGAATGGATGTGATTTGCCAAGCAAAATCTGGAATGGGGAAAACAGCTGTTTTCGTTCTATCAACTCTTCAGCAAATTGAGCCTGTTGCTGGGCAAGTTGCCGCACTTGTTCTATGTCACACTAGAGAATTAGCGTACCAG ATTTGCCATGAGTTTGAGAGGTTCAGTACTTATCTACCAGATATTAAAGTTGCTGTCTTCTATGGTGGTGTCAATATCAAGGTTCACAAGGATTTACTAAAGAACGAATGTCCTCATATTGTTGTTGGGACACCTGGAAGGATATTGGCTCTTACCAGGGATAAAGATCTTAGTTTGAAGAATGTTAGGCATTTTATACTCGATGAATGTGACAAGATGCTTGAGTCACTTG ACATGAGGAGAGATGTGCAAGAGATCTTCAAGATGACTCCACATGATAAGCAAGTGATGATGTTTTCAGCTACACTAAGCAAGGAAATTCGACCTGTGTGCAAGAAATTTATGCAAGAT CccatggaaatttatgttgatGATGAAGCCAAGTTGACTCTTCATGGTCTGGTACAG CATTACATTAAATTGAGTGAGCTAGAGAAAAATCGCAAGTTGAATGACCTTCTTGATGCCTTGGATTTCAACCAAGTAGTCATTTTTGTCAAAAGTGTGAACAGAGCAGCTGAGCTCAACAAGTTACTTGTGGAGTGCAATTTCCCCTCTATCTGCATCCACTCTGGAATGTCCCAGGAAGAAAG gTTGACACGATACAAGAATTTCAAGGAAGGGCATAAAAGAATTCTTGTGGCCACAGATTTAGTTGGAAGGGGAATTGACATCGAGCGTGTTAACATTGTAATCAACTATGACATGCCTGATTCTGCTGATACCTACTTGCATAGG GTGGGTAGAGCCGGCAGGTTCGGCACCAAGGGGCTTGCAATTACATTTGTCTCATCAACATCAGACTCTGATGTCCTTAATCAG GTTCAGGAAAGGTTTGAGGTCGATATAAAGGAGCTTCCTGAGCAAATTGATACTTCGACATACA TGCCATCATGA
- the LOC107897262 gene encoding DEAD-box ATP-dependent RNA helicase 15 isoform X2, with translation MDVICQAKSGMGKTAVFVLSTLQQIEPVAGQVAALVLCHTRELAYQICHEFERFSTYLPDIKVAVFYGGVNIKVHKDLLKNECPHIVVGTPGRILALTRDKDLSLKNVRHFILDECDKMLESLDMRRDVQEIFKMTPHDKQVMMFSATLSKEIRPVCKKFMQDPMEIYVDDEAKLTLHGLVQHYIKLSELEKNRKLNDLLDALDFNQVVIFVKSVNRAAELNKLLVECNFPSICIHSGMSQEERLTRYKNFKEGHKRILVATDLVGRGIDIERVNIVINYDMPDSADTYLHRVGRAGRFGTKGLAITFVSSTSDSDVLNQVQERFEVDIKELPEQIDTSTYMPS, from the exons ATGGATGTGATTTGCCAAGCAAAATCTGGAATGGGGAAAACAGCTGTTTTCGTTCTATCAACTCTTCAGCAAATTGAGCCTGTTGCTGGGCAAGTTGCCGCACTTGTTCTATGTCACACTAGAGAATTAGCGTACCAG ATTTGCCATGAGTTTGAGAGGTTCAGTACTTATCTACCAGATATTAAAGTTGCTGTCTTCTATGGTGGTGTCAATATCAAGGTTCACAAGGATTTACTAAAGAACGAATGTCCTCATATTGTTGTTGGGACACCTGGAAGGATATTGGCTCTTACCAGGGATAAAGATCTTAGTTTGAAGAATGTTAGGCATTTTATACTCGATGAATGTGACAAGATGCTTGAGTCACTTG ACATGAGGAGAGATGTGCAAGAGATCTTCAAGATGACTCCACATGATAAGCAAGTGATGATGTTTTCAGCTACACTAAGCAAGGAAATTCGACCTGTGTGCAAGAAATTTATGCAAGAT CccatggaaatttatgttgatGATGAAGCCAAGTTGACTCTTCATGGTCTGGTACAG CATTACATTAAATTGAGTGAGCTAGAGAAAAATCGCAAGTTGAATGACCTTCTTGATGCCTTGGATTTCAACCAAGTAGTCATTTTTGTCAAAAGTGTGAACAGAGCAGCTGAGCTCAACAAGTTACTTGTGGAGTGCAATTTCCCCTCTATCTGCATCCACTCTGGAATGTCCCAGGAAGAAAG gTTGACACGATACAAGAATTTCAAGGAAGGGCATAAAAGAATTCTTGTGGCCACAGATTTAGTTGGAAGGGGAATTGACATCGAGCGTGTTAACATTGTAATCAACTATGACATGCCTGATTCTGCTGATACCTACTTGCATAGG GTGGGTAGAGCCGGCAGGTTCGGCACCAAGGGGCTTGCAATTACATTTGTCTCATCAACATCAGACTCTGATGTCCTTAATCAG GTTCAGGAAAGGTTTGAGGTCGATATAAAGGAGCTTCCTGAGCAAATTGATACTTCGACATACA TGCCATCATGA
- the LOC121208197 gene encoding probable polygalacturonase At1g80170, which yields MDSLSISYAICVVSLLTISISAKEFNVLSYGASGNGITDDSLAFMKAWKDTCSEAASSASLVIPKGKQFLVHPLIFTGPCKSGTINVMLSGTILAPNGPDQWNSSDLSTWLAFEGVNGLSISGFGTIDGRGKGWWDRSCRYHPGQGCFTLAPTALRFQNCNNLKMLNTNFHNSPQTHVLLLGCQNVELGFLNIQSPGTSPNTDGIHIQFGRNVSIHNSQIADGDDCISIGDKTYDIKINDIKCGPGHGVSIGSLGRDGEAVQVNNIKVKRVSFHGTTNGVRIKTWQTGRGLVQNVTFTNINFTAVENPIIIDQYYCDKLDSCKPTDTGVHINDVRYSKLIGTSQTEVAINLNCSNNVPCTGITLDNVRLVSATHQFNQLVSSCNHAFGLNRGIIEPKSCLKI from the exons ATG GATTCATTATCAATCTCATATGCTATTTGCGTGGTCTCACTGTTAACAATTTCTATTAGTGCAAAAGAGTTTAACGTTCTAAGTTATGGAGCTTCTGGCAATGGCATTACTGACGATTCTTTG GCGTTCATGAAGGCATGGAAGGACACATGCAGTGAAGCAGCAAGTAGTGCTTCCTTGGTTATTCCAAAAGGAAAACAATTTTTGGTGCATCCATTAATATTCACAGGCCCCTGCAAGTCTGGCACTATAAATGTCATG CTCTCAGGAACTATCTTGGCACCCAATGGTCCTGATCAGTGGAACTCATCCGATTTGTCAACATGGTTAGCATTTGAGGGCGTAAACGGTCTATCAATTTCTGGCTTTGGCACCATAGATGGACGTGGCAAGGGCTGGTGGGACCGATCATGCAGATATCATCCTGGTCAGGGATGTTTCACACTAGCACCAACG GCCCTCAGATTTCAGAACTGCAACAACCTTAAAATGTTGAACACTAATTTTCACAACAGCCCCCAAACACATGTATTACTGTTAGGATGCCAAAATGTcgagttgggattcttgaatatACAATCACCCGGAACAAGCCCCAACACAGACGGCATACACATTCAGTTCGGCCGTAATGTTTCCATTCATAATTCACAAATTGCTGACG GTGATGATTGTATTTCCATTGGTGACAAGACTTATGATATCAAAATTAATGACATTAAGTGTGGTCCTGGTCATGGTGTAAG TATTGGAAGCCTAGGAAGGGATGGAGAAGCGGTTCAAGTAAACAACATTAAAGTGAAAAGAGTAAGCTTCCATGGGACAACTAATGGGGTTCGAATCAAGACATGGCAG ACAGGCAGAGGTCTTGTTCAAAATGTGACATTCACCAACATTAACTTCACGGCCGTAGAAAATCCAATTATCATTGATCAGTACTACTGTGATAAGCTGGATTCATGCAAGCCAACG GACACCGGAGTTCATATCAACGATGTAAGGTACTCAAAATTAATAGGGACATCACAGACGGAAGTGGCGATCAATCTGAATTGCAGCAATAATGTTCCATGCACGGGAATTACATTAGACAACGTTCGATTGGTGTCGGCAACTCATCAATTCAACCAATTGGTTTCTAGCTGTAACCATGCGTTTGGATTGAATAGAGGAATCATAGAGCCAAAATCATGTCTTAAAATTTGA
- the LOC107916098 gene encoding probable polygalacturonase At3g15720: protein MQELIFTVFITISYVLTPGASGATSLFNVVDYGAVGDGKTDDSAAFSKAWKATCNAPSRNPILIIPATKIFLLKPVTFSGPCKPTSIHVLMSGNIVAPNSKMAWKGFHINRWLAFTHVNGLTIIGSGTINGRGAAWWSQPCLHKVPKGVTCKGPTALTFYSCNGLVLKGIRHINSQRNHITISNCKDVTFSNLHISAPKTSPNTDGIDISGSSNVQILNSFIGTGDDCIAISSGSSHINITGIACGPGHGISIGALGAHGEDTVEEVHVRNCTLKGTMTGVRIKTWQGGVGNARRISFEKIRFIRADSPIIIDQYYCPSRVNCKNETSGIRISDVSYRSIIGTSTTDKVINLSCDQNVGCTNIQFNYVYITSTVPGKKAYAFSFNAHGNYTHTRPVVKGLQAYPGEEGGYLKKDG from the exons ATGCAGGAACTGATCTTCACCGTTTTTATTACAATTTCGTACGTCCTCACACCAGGAGCAAGTGGTGCAACAAGTTTATTTAATGTGGTAGATTATGGAGCAGTGGGAGACGGGAAAACCGATGATTCTGCT GCCTTTTCCAAAGCATGGAAAGCTACCTGCAATGCTCCTTCAAGAAATCCAATCCTCATTATACCAGCGACGAAGATATTCTTACTGAAGCCTGTCACTTTCAGCGGTCCCTGCAAACCCACTTCTATCCATGTATTG ATGTCAGGAAACATCGTTGCACCCAATTCCAAAATGGCATGGAAAGGTTTTCACATTAACAGGTGGCTTGCCTTCACACATGTAAACGGACTTACCATCATTGGATCTGGCACAATTAATGGCCGAGGGGCTGCATGGTGGTCACAGCCTTGTTTGCATAAGGTTCCAAAG GGTGTAACCTGCAAAGGACCAACA GCACTGACTTTTTATAGTTGCAATGGGCTTGTGCTCAAGGGAATAAGACACATTAATAGCCAAAGAAACCATATTACTATATCCAATTGCAAAGATGTTACCTTCTCTAACCTGCATATAAGTGCCCCAAAAACAAGCCCTAACACTGACGGTATCGACATATCCGGTTCCAGCAACGTTCAGATACTGAATTCTTTCATCGGCACTG GGGATGATTGCATAGCTATTAGCTCAGGTTCATCCCACATCAATATTACTGGCATTGCATGCGGCCCTGGGCATGGCATCAG CATTGGAGCATTGGGTGCTCATGGAGAGGACACGGTGGAGGAAGTACATGTGCGAAATTGTACTTTAAAAGGAACCATGACAGGAGTCAGAATTAAAACATGGCAG GGAGGCGTTGGAAATGCACGGAGGATCTCATTCGAGAAAATCAGGTTCATTCGAGCTGATAGCCCTATTATTATCGACCAGTATTATTGCCCCAGTAGAGTGAATTGCAAAAACGAG ACATCGGGCATTAGGATCAGCGATGTATCGTACAGATCCATCATTGGAACTTCAACCACAGACAAGGTGATCAATTTGAGCTGCGACCAGAATGTTGGTTGCACCAACATTCAGTTCAATTATGTCTACATAACGTCCACGGTTCCAGGGAAGAAGGCCTATGCCTTCAGCTTCAACGCTCATGGAAACTACACCCATACCAGACCTGTTGTGAAGGGACTGCAAGCTTATCCAGGAGAAGAAGGTGGCTACTTGAAGAAAGATGGATGA